Part of the Flavobacterium sp. MDT1-60 genome, CAGTGTTCCGGCATCTTTAATTACTTTATGGATTTTACACAGCATTAAAACTGATATTTCTACTATAAATGCCGTAATCAAATATAGTTTAGGCTGGGCACTTCTTTTTACATCAATAGCTATTTTGTTTAAAAAGAAACTTTTAGTGTTTTCTCAAAAACACGCCGGAGATAAATTTCATAGTGAAAGTCATACTCAAAATATGTTGACTATTGGAATTGGCGTATTGTTAGGAGCAACAGTAACTCTTACTTCTATTGGTGCAGGTGCATTAGGAACTGTAACTTTATTTTTTCTTTATCCTCTTTTACCAACACCACGTTTAGTTGGAACAGAAATTGCTCATGCCGTACCTTTAACTCTTGTTGCAGGAATAGGACATGCCTCTATGGGAAATTTAGATTTAGGTTTATTAGGCCAATTATTAATGGGATCACTTCCGGGAATTTTTATAGGAAGCATGTTAAGCGGAAAAGTTCCCGATTTATTTCTTAGAAATGCTATTGCTGTAATGCTTTTCCTGGCAGGATATAAATTAGTTTTTTAGACAAACAACAATCATTTTATAAAAAGAAAGACCATTTCAATATTTTTTGAAATGGTCTTTCTTTTTATTTTATTTAGAATAGAATTGATTAAAAAGCGATATCCGCCAAAGAATTACTCTCAAGAATTTTAAGCGTATTATCACGAACTTCAGTCATTAAACGTCTTGCGGCGCAGGTTGACTCATCGTCACAATCATCACATTTTTCATAAAAATTATGACTGGCACAAGGAAGCAATGCTATTGGCCCTTCAAGGATGCGATATACTTTAGCCATGCTGATATCTTTTGGATCTTTGATCAAATAATATCCACCGCCTTTTCCTTTTTTTGCTCCAAGAAAACCGGAGTTCCGAAGTAACAATAAAATACTTTCCAGAAATTTAATCGAAATATGTTCGCTTTTGGCAATTTCAGCAATTTGTACAGGCTCGTTGTTTTCACGTCTGGCCAAATAAGTTAAAGCTTTAATTCCGTATTTTGTTTTCTTTGAAAGCACGTTTTAAATATTTTAGATTGCAGATTTTAGATTTCTGATTGAAATCAAATATCTTACATGTTTTTCTACAACAAAAATAGACTTTTTCCATGAGAAAAATAACAGAATCAGATTTATATTCTACTTAACCCATCAATTTAATTCGTTAATGTAATTTAAATTCAATGATGCATCAAAAGATAAATGTACATAAAGTTTTTTTTTCAAATTATAAACACGATTGGTTTTTAATAAAAAACGATTTCCAACTGCATTTAATTTACAGTCAAAAATCGTTATTATTATAATCTAAAATCTACAGTCTACAATCTAAAATTCTTTAAGAAAGCGCCTGATCTAAATCGGCAATAATATCTTTTACTGTTTCTAAACCTACAGAAACACGAACTAAACCTTCTGTAATTCCAACTGCAAGCTTTTCTTCAACAGACAATTTGCTGTGGGTTGTTGATGCAGGATGCGTTACAATTGTTTTTACGTCTCCAATATTTGCTGAAAGTGAACATAATTTGATTTTGTCCAAAAATTTCCTTCCTGCTTCAAGTCCGCCTTTAATTTCAATTGCAATAATGTTACCGCCTAAAAGCATTTGTTTTTTGGCAATCTCATACTTTGGGTGTGATTTTAAAAACGGGTATTTTACACTATTTACATTTGGATGATTTTCTAAAAACTCAGCCACTTTCAAAGCATTTTCACAATGTCTGTCAACACGAACAGCCAAAGTCTCTAAACTTTTTGACAAAACCCACGCATTAAATGGCGACATTGCCGGACCTGTATTTCTTGAGAACAAATATATTTTGCGAATTAAGTCTGCTTCTCCAACTGCAACTCCTCCTAAAACACGACCTTGTCCATCCATTAATTTTGTTGCTGAATGGATTACTATATGTGCACCGTATTTAATAGGCTGTTGAATGTAAGGCGTAGCAAAACAATTATCGATTATTAAAATCAAATTGTGCTTTTTCGCAATCGCGCCTAACAATTCTAAATCAACTACATCTACACCTGGATTTGTAGGTGTTTCAGCATATAAAATTTTAGTATTTGGTTTGATAAAACTTTCTATTGTTTCCGGTTTATTGATATCAAAATAGCTTGTTTCAATTTTCCATTTTGGAAAATAAGTCATGAACAGTGCGTGAGTTGATCCAAAAACGCTTCCTGCAGAAACGATATGATCACCTGAATCCAACAATGCGGCAAATGTAGAATATATAGCAGCCATACCTGTTGCAAAAGCATAACCAGCTTCAGCACCTTCCATAGCACAAACTTTATCTACAAACTCTGTGGTATTTGGGTTACTAAAACGAGAGTAAATATTACGTACTTTTTCTTCTGTAAAAGATGCTCTCATATCTTCTGCATCTTCAAATACAAAACTTGATGACAAATACAAAGGAGTTGAATGTTCCTGAAATTGTGTTTTTTCTAAATGTGTACGGATGGCCTGGGTTTCAAAACCAAATTCTTGATCGCTCATTATTTTTTTGTTTAACACGAATTGCACTGATTAGCACTAATCCGCTTGTTTTTATAATTTCACAAAGACTCGCAAAGAAACTCAGAGATACACTAAGGATTTATGCGACTTTATTACTTAATATCAGTTAAGAATTATCTAATTCTCTAATTTAATTGACTAATTTTCTAATTCTTATAACGCTTCGCTATTCAATACAACTTTATATTTTATGGTTGCAGTTGGTTCAACTGTTTTGGCAACTGAGCAATATTTCTCGAAAGAAAGTTGTGCTGCTCTTTGTGCTTTTTCAGGATTGATGTCGCCTTCTAAATAAAAAACTACATTGATTTCCTTAAAAGGTTTTGCCTCTTCAATTTGAACACGCTCGCCTTCTACCTCAGCATTAAAGGATGTTATTTCCTGACGTTGTTTCTTTAAAATTGAAATCATATCAATCGCACTGCATCCCGCAACACCCATTAATACTAATTCCATTGGGCTTGCACCTAAATCGCTTCCGCCAAATTCAGCTCTGCTATCAACATCAACTACATGACCTCTTTCATTTTTTAGTTTGAAATGAAACGCGTCGTTTACTCTGTTTAAGGTTACTTTCATTTTTTCATTTTTTGTTTTTGTTTGAGTTCAAATCAGAAATCAAAACTCTAAAATCTGCTCCCGAAGCTTCGGGAATAAAATCGAATTATCCTTTATCCGACAATCTCAAAATATCTCCAAAAACGCCTCTCGCTGTTACTGCAGAACCTGCACCGGCTCCCTGAATTACGATTGGACGATCTCCGTAAGATTCTGTATAAATTTCGAAGAAGGAATCAGAACCTTTAAGTCCTCCTAAAGCAGTATCTGAAGGTACTGAAACTAATTTTACTTCCAAAATTCCTTTATCGTTTTGTAAATCTCCAGACAATTCACCAATGTATCTTAATACATGATTTGGCTGTTGATCTGCTTTTATTTTCTCATAAATTGGGTCGAATTCTTTTAGTTTAGTTAAGAAATCTGATACATTTCCATCACGTAAATGTTCCGGAATTAAATTCTGAATGGAGATTTCTTCAAATTCATTTTGTAAATCTAATTCTCTCGCCAAAATCAATAATTTTCTTCCCACATCATTTCCGCATAAATCCTCACGTGGGTCCGGTTCTGTGTATCCGTTGTCAATTGCTTCTTTCAAAATTTCGCTAAACGGAACCTCTTTTGCAGAGAAATTATTGAATAAATAACTCAATGTTCCAGAGAAAACCCCTTTTATTTTGGTGATATTTTCGCCCGAAAGGTGTAATAATTTTATCGTATCAATTAATGGTAAACCTGCACCAACATTGGTTTCGTATAAATAATTTTTTTGGTTATCTGCCAAAGATTTTCTTAATTCTTTATAAAAACCATAACTCAAAGTATTGGCAACTTTATTAGAAGAAATCAAATCGAAACTGCTTTCTACAAGCGGAATATAGTTTTCTACGAAAGTAGCACTTGCGGTATTGTCGATCGCAATTAAATTCTCTAAATGATATTCATTTGCGTAATCGATAATATCTTTTATCGTATATCCTTCACCTTTACTTGCAATATCATTTTTCCAGTCTGAAGCTACTCCGTTTTTATTTAAAAGCAGTTTTTTAGAATTCGCAATTGCAAAAACATTTAGCTTAACGCCTTTACGTTTTTCAATAGCTGAAGCTGATTCTAAAATCTGATTGATTAAAGTTCCGCCAACTAACCCGTGACCGAAAATAGCGATGTTGATTTTTTTAGAAACTCCAAAAATTTCTCCGTGAATTACGTTTAAAGCTTTGTTTAGTTCTTCTTTCTTAACAACTAAACTCACGTTTTTACCCGTTACGGTGTTGTTGAATAAGATTGGAACTATTTTATTTCTGATTAAGGCGGTATATGGTTTATGGAAAGTACTCAAATCCTGACCAATAATCGAAATTACTGAAACATTATCTGTTACTGTAATTTGATTTACATCTTTAGAATAAAAGTCATTTTCAAACTCTTTCTCTAATTCAACCATTGCTGTTGTTGCTTTTTCAGTTGCCACAACAAGCCCAATTCCTCTTTCTGAAGAACCTTGCGAAATAATGCTTACGCTGATATTGTGATCACCCATAACTTTGAAAATTCGGGCATCAACACCGGCTTTTCCAAGCAAACCACGTCCTTCAAGATTTACTAAAGAGACATTTTCTAAAACTGATAAGGTTTTGATTCCTTCTTTAGCAGAATCTGACGTAATTAAAGTTCCTCTATTTTCATGATTGAAAGTATTTAAAATACGAAGCGGTATATTTTTTTCCAATAACGGAATAATGGTCTTTGCATGAAGGATTGTTGCACCAAAATTAGCCAACTCGTTTGCTTCATTAAAAGACAAATACTCGATTTTTTTGGCATCAGCAACTAAATCCGGATTTGCAGTGTATATCCCGTCTACGTGTGTGAAGTTTTGAAGTTCTTCTGCATCTAAATAATTAGCGATTAATGATGCTGTGTAATTACTTCCGTTTCTTCCTAAAGTGGTTGTGTCGTTGTTATTATTTGATCCGATGAAACCTGTAACGATATTTACAGTTGAACCGTTATGAAGCTTGAAATAATTGATTACGTTTTTCTTAGAAAGCTGTTCTAATGGCTGCGCATCTCCAAATTTCGAGTCGGTTTTAAGCAATTCTCTGGTGTCAACAAAATTGGCAGGAATTCCTTTTCCAACTAAAATTGAAGTCAATAATTTAGCAGAAAGCAATTCCCCTTTAGATAAAATCTGATCTTTTATTTTATTACTGTAATCGCCAATCAGGCTTACGCCTTCAAAAAGTTTATCTAAAATATTAAACTCTTCTGATAAATCGACTTGCGGATAATCTGAAGTTTGGTACGCTTTAAAACTTTCTAACAAAGGTTTATAGTTTCCATTTTTCGCTGCAATTCTTAAAATATCTTCTAATTCATCTGTAGCATTTCCTCGGGCCGAAACTACAACGGCAATTTTTTCTCCTTGATTTACTTTATCTGTAATGATTGAAACTACTTTGTTTAGTCCTTCTCCGTTTGATAACGATTTACCTCCAAATTTTAATATTTTCATTTTATTTTTCTATTGTTTCTGCCTTAAAAATATCGGCAAGTAAATGATCTAATTGTTTGTACTCGATTAAAAAAGCGTCATGTCCGTGAACCGAATCTATTTCGCTGTAAAAAACATTGTCTTTAAACTTCTTTAACTCCTGAAAAGTTTCCAGGTTTTCTTTTGGTGTAAAAAACAAATCCGAATTGATTCCGATAATATGAATCGATGCATTTGTTTTAGATATTAAAGCTTCGAAATCAGCACTATTTCGAGTAATATCTATTGTTTTGAGCAACTGGTTCATTAATTTATAAGATGATAACTGGTAACGTTGCTGTAGCTTTTTGCCGTGATGTGCCAACCAGCTTTCTATGTTAAAAATTAAAAGGTCCTGATTGATCGTACGCTTAAACTTTTCTTTGAATGATTCTGGAGAACGATAACACAACATTGCATGAATTCTGGCATCTTCAATCGGTTTTGATGAATTGTTCAGAATTTGCTCCTGGAGATAACAATTAGCAATCATCCAGTCGGTCGATTTCCAGTCGGTTGCAATCGGAATTAAATTTTCGGTAATATTTGGTTCCAACGCCAGGATTTCCCACGCAATTCCTCCACCAACAGAACCTCCAATAATCGCATAAACCTGTTCAATTTTCAAGGCTCTAATCCCCTTTATAAATATTCGGGCAATATCTCTGGTGGTAAAATCCTCATAGTTTTCAATTATGAAAGAATCATTTCCGTTTCCCGGAACGTTAAATGCCAAAACAGTGTATTTGTTGGTGTCAATTGTTTTTTCGTCGCCAATTAAATCGTTCCACCAACCATTTTCTCCCGTTACCTGTGCGTTTCCGGTCAAAGCATGATTGACCAAAACAATAGGTGCCGTATGCAATGGTAAGCCAGAAAGTGTAAAACTTAAGGGTAATGACGGATATGATGCACCACTCTCTGTGATGAAATCCTGAATTATAATGGGGTTTGGTATATTTTCCAATTTCAAATCTGTTGTATTATTGATTTGTATGTGGAAATATTAGAAAGAAAGTCTAGAGTGAAACTAGAAAAATCTTATTGTTATCTTTCCACGTTTGGGCGTGGTAGAATGCAGCACCTTCTTCGCGTTAACGAAGGGTTGCTAAGGATTCATCGGGTCTAATCCCTCGTCCTTTCTTTATAACATTTCAATACGTTTTTGAACTTAAAGATGCAAATTAACTACTATTTTCTTAAACAAACAAATTTTATCGAAACTGATTCCTCAATTTCATAAATATAATTCAAACTAAAACTAGTATACGCAAAAAATTACCGAACAAATTGCCCAGTAAAATTAAGCAGGTATTGCCCTATTTTATGATACTTTTCGATTTAGATAAAAAGCGTTTCATTTTCTTTTGAATACATCAAAAACAATAAAGAGTTTGGTTCTTTTTTATCTGCTTTTTGATCCGTTTCTGTTATTCCGAATCTTGGATGGATCAATTCGTTTTTTGGCGGAGGATTATTTTTTTTTGTCCTGTTTTTCAATGTTGAAAATTTTCTTGATAAGTAGTTTAATGTGCTCATGATATTTAAGTTTAGTTTAGTTTGTGTATTTATCTTTATTATTCGTTTATTTTAATGTTAACCCAGCCGGATGAAATAAAAAAACCCTTTTGGTTTAGGATGCCAAAAGGGTTTAAGTTTTTAAACTCATATATTCTTTTGGAATCAACAGACGCGTACGCAAATAAATGCGACAGTGAACATCTTGTTCATCTGTAGGGATTTATTCATCTGTGATTTATTTATTAAATTAAATTCTTGCATTTTGTTATAAAATTAAAAAGCCTCCTAAAATTATTGGGAGGCTTTGCATATAATATTGTTATTTTCTTACAATTTAAGCAAAAGACTTCCCAACGGTATTAACCGAAATGGCGCAAAACATTTTATAGACATTTAAGTTCATTGATTCAGTAGCTTTTGGGTTTAACAAATATGCAAATATTATTTTAATTACACAAATAAAAAATAATAAATTAATACGAAAATCCGACAAAAAATTACTTTTTTAGGATATAAAACATCTTACAAAACTTTTGTCTCACAAAACAAAAGTAAAAAACTTACAAAAAGTCATTTTTACTTACAATATCTCCACAAATCAGTTTATCAAAGAACTTCACAAAGTCATTCAGCCTTTGGTTTTTAAAGCCAGACTGCTTCCTTATTTTTAATTTTTTCAGCCACTTTCAAAATATCCGTAATAATTCCTCTGGAAATCGCTTGTTTACAAGGAGACGCACCCTGAATAACAATTGGAACATTAGCATATGATTGCGTATAAATTTCGAAGATAGCGTCAGAACCTTTTAATTGACCAATTGCAGAAGTAATGGGTTCCGAAATTAATTTAACTTCTAATAAATTTCGCTCCACATCAAATTCTCCTACATATCTTAAAACATGATTGTCGGCCTGAGTGATTTTTGCGATTTTAAATGATTTGTCAACTGCTTCTTTATTGAGGATTCCATTCTTCTCCAGATGCTCTTCCTTAATAAGAGAGTTGATTTTTATATCTGAAAGATCAAAATCCTTCCCAATCTCTCTTGTCAAAATCAATAATTTTCTTGCGGTATCATTTCCGGATAAATCTTCCTTAAAAGTAGAACGCATTAATCCTAACAGACTCGCATCTTTTAAGATTGATGAAAAAGAATTTTCTTCGGTAGAAAATCGATTAAAAACATAACTCAGATTATCCGAAAAAACACCTCTGATTTTTGTGATTTTCTCTCCTGAATAATACAAGTCTCTTAAAGTTTGTAAAACAGGGAAACCAGTATCAACTGAGGTTTCATACAAAAACTCTTTGTCATACTTTTTTAAATTTTCTCTTATCTCTTTGTAAAGATCAATTGGCAATGTATTGGCTTTTTTATTTACCGCTACAATATTAAATCCGTTCTGAATCAATGTATTATAATGCCCAATTAATTCGTCGCTAGCCGTCGCATCAACCGCAATCAGATTCTCGAATTCATTTTCTTTAGCAAATTCTACAATATCTTCTATTTTAAAAGGAACAGCCAATTCTCTGAAATTGGTTTCCCAGGCATATCCGACTCCTTCTTTCTCAAAAAAGGCAACTGTAGAATTGGTGATAATCGGGAAATGAAAATCAATATTTTTACTCTGAAGAAAAAATTCCTGACTTTCAATAATCTGATTAATCAAAGTGCTTCCGATATTTCCAATTCCGAAAAGGATGATATTAATTTTAAGCTTTGACATAATTTTTATTTATTGGGGTTAATTTTGAACCATATAAGTTCATTTAATTATCAACATCATAATTTTAGACGCACTGCTGTGTGATTCTATTAAACCTGTATTGTATTTAGACGCGCTAAAGCGCGTCTCTACTATATGACTTATATGGTGAAAAAACTTTTATAGTGAATTTCTTCTCATAAAAAATCACCTTTAGCAACACCACATCGCTAAAGGCAATTTTTCAAACAAAAAACAAAAAAACCTAATTTTTATTGATGCTATATTGTGATTGTGTAACGCTTTCAAAAACCGTTTGCAGATCAGCAATAAGATCTTCTATATCTTCAATTCCAACAGAAAGTCGAACTAAATCTTTTGAAACTCCTGTTTCTAACTGCTCATCATCAGACAATTGTTGATGGGTTGTGCTTGCAGGATGAATAATTAATGATTTTGTATCGCCAATGTTTGCCAAAAGCGAAAATAGTTTCGTTTGATCTACCACTTTTTTAGCCGCTTCAAAACCACCTTTTAATCCAAAAGTGATAATTCCACTTTGTCCTTCCGGCAAATATTGCTGTGCTAAATCATAATATTTATTCGATTTTAATCCTGGGTAATTTACCCATACTACTTCTTCCTGTTTCTCTAACCATTCGGCTAAAGCCAAAGCATTTTCGCTGTGTTTTTTGATTCGGATTGGCAGAGTTTCCAATCCCTGAATAATTTGAAAAGCATTAAACGGACTCAAAGCCGCACCAAAATCACGCAAACCTTCAATTCGCGCTTTTGCAATAAAAGCGGCATTTCCTAAAGCTTCGTGATAAACCAAACCGTGATATCCTGCAGACGGTTCTGTAAATTCAGGAAATTTTCCGTTCGACCAGTCAAAAGTTCCGGCGTCGATAATTGCACCTCCTAATGAAGTTCCGTTTCCTGCAATATATTTGGTTAATGAATGAATAACGATGTTGGCTCCGTGCTCAATTGGTTTTAATAAATACGAAGTCGCAACTGTATTATCTACAATAAAAGGTACTTTGAAGTTTTTGGCTTCCACCGAAATTCCTTTCAGGTCTAAAACATCTAATTTTGGATTTCCTAAAGATTCTACGAAGAAAGCTCTCGTATTTTCTTTTGCTGCCTTAGTAAAGTTTTCAGGTTTTGAAGGATCTACAAAAGTGGTTGTAATTCCTAATCTTGGCAGAGTTACTTTTAATAGATTATAAGTTCCCCCATATAAACTATTTGATGCTACAATATGATCGCCTGCTTTTAGCAAGGTCAAAAAGGTTGTCGCAATTGCCGATGCTCCGGAGGCTGTAACAACTGCTGCAAGTCCACCTTCAAGCGCGGCTAACCGTTGTTCTAAAACATCGTTTGTTGGATTATTTAATCTGGTGTAGATAAATCCAGCTTCAGCAAGGCCAAATAAATTGGCAGCATGATCTGCATTATTAAAAACGTATGATGACGTTTGGTAAATTGGCACCGCTCTGGTTCCTGCATTTTTAGTTACGTCGTGTCCTGCGTGTAATGCGTTTGTTGCAAATTTTTGTGCGCTCATGATTTCTTAATTTTAGGTATTGTTAGTACTATAATATATTGTTATTGAAATTGTTTCGTTGAAATTTGATATTGTTTAGACGTAGAGATCTTCTTCTTCAAGATCATACATATGAAATAATAAAGATTTTTGACCTTTTATATAGTGTTCCGGATTATACTTTACAGCTTCACTTGTTGGTTCTTCAGATTTATTATTGTTTTTTTGAGAATCCGTTCTCAATAAGTACTGAAATGCGATTGTATTTATATCTAATGTGTTCATGATTTAAAATTTAAATGTTGAAATGAAAAAAGCCCTTCCGGATGGCGACCAAAAGGGCTTATAGTTTAACTATAACAAAGATTCTATCTTTTACTTTTGGCAACAGCAAGGTTGGATGCACATTTGCATCATACTACAACACATCATATTTGTTCTTGCTATTGTTTTCATTTTCATTTTATTTAAAATTAATTCTCATTTTTAAACTCGACTAATTCGATAGAATAAATGTAATAAGTATTTTCCGAACTACCAAATCAAATATTGATATTTAACAATAAAATTTTATACTACCCATAAATGGTTTGGTTTTGCCACAGATTAAAGGACTACAATGATTAAAAAATCACTGCTAATTCGTTTAATCCTTCATCTGTGACTCAACGTGATCTGTAGCATCGGCAGTAGATGTTGCATTACTTGTAAAAGACGGCGTAACATAATTTAAAATTTGAGTGACGCTGGTTTGGGGCGATCCTTTTGTTATTTCAGAAATATTAAAAACATCAACCGGCACCGGCACATCAGTTTTTACCCTGTTTTTACTTCTCGACCCCACTATTCTAACTTCTAATAATTCATTATTCTTTAAAGTATCCTGCGCTGTTTTATTTTCCTGAGCATAAATACGCGAAAATATCAAAAGACCTAAAACGATTACTACATTTTTTTCATTGTTTTTTTTCTGATTAATTAATGTTTTGGCTTAAAAAGGATTTACAGTTGTTTCATTTTTGAACAAAAAAAAACCTCTGCGATGTGCAGAGGTTCTATATATGATGTTTGAAAATAAACTACAATAGCGTCTCTGCGGAAGGCTCCGGCATCATACAAGACATATTGCAAACTGTTAATTTCATTTTTTCTTTTATTTTGATGAGGCAAATGTGCGAACTATTTTTTAATCGACCAAATAAAAACTAAATTAATTTCTATTACCCTATCAACATAGTATGCTTATGTTAAATTTCTGCTTATAAAAATAAAAAAAGTTGAACTTTAATTTGCAAATCAAAATGGTTTCATACCTTTGCACGCGAATACAGAGGAAAAATTTGAACTGATTGCAACCTCTTCATAATGAAATGGTTCATTATGAATGCTGAAGATTTGATTTCAGTATTAAAAAATGCTAAAGCAGGAATTCTCCTTTAGCCTTTTCAGCAATTATTTCTCCTCGCTTAATTTTAATTTAATAAATTATTATGGCTTATTTATTTACGTCAGAATCTGTTAGTGAAGGGCATCCAGACAAAGTTGCAGATCAAATTTCGGATGCATTAATTGATAACTTTTTGGCATTTGACGCTGACTCAAAAGTAGCTTGTGAAACTCTTGTTACTACAGGTCAGGTAATTTTAGCAGGTGAAGTAAAATCGAATACTTATCTTGATGTGCAGCAAATTGCCCGCGAAGTAATCCGTAAAATCGGTTACACTAAAAGCGAGTATATGTTTGAAGCGAATTCTTGTGGAATTTTATCAGCAATTCACGAGCAATCAGCTGATATTAATCAGGGTGTTGACAGAGCTAAGCCAGAAGAACAAGGTGCAGGTGACCAGGGAATGATGTTTGGTTACGCCACTAACGAAACGGAAAACTACATGCCTTTGGCACTAGATTTATCTCATAAATTATTACAGGAATTAGCAATCCTAAGACGTGAAAACAAAGAAATCACTTATTTACGTCCGGATGCAAAATCTCAGGTAACTTTAGAATATAGTGACGATAATAAACCAACTCGTATTGATGCGATTGTTATCTCAACGCAACACGATGATTTTGATGAAGAAGCTACAATGTTGGCTAAAATCAAAAAAGATATTATCGAAATCCTTATTCCAAGAATTATCGCTAAAAATCCGGCTCACGCTCATTTATTTAATGATAAAATCAACTACCATATTAACCCAACAGGAAAATTCGTTATTGGAGGACCTCACGGAGATACTGGTTTAACAGGAAGAAAAATTATTGTTGATACTTACGGTGGAAAAGGAGCTCACGGTGGTGGTGCTTTCTCTGGAAAAGATCCAAGTAAAGTAGACAGAAGTGCTGCTTACGCAACACGTCATATCGCTAAAAACTTAGTTGCTGCAGGAGT contains:
- a CDS encoding sulfite exporter TauE/SafE family protein, which translates into the protein MDFQIGLVIAGLLVGFVVGLTGVGGGSLMTPILLWFGIPPTTAVGTDLLYAAFTKMGGVFVHHKKSNINWQITGWLTLGSVPASLITLWILHSIKTDISTINAVIKYSLGWALLFTSIAILFKKKLLVFSQKHAGDKFHSESHTQNMLTIGIGVLLGATVTLTSIGAGALGTVTLFFLYPLLPTPRLVGTEIAHAVPLTLVAGIGHASMGNLDLGLLGQLLMGSLPGIFIGSMLSGKVPDLFLRNAIAVMLFLAGYKLVF
- a CDS encoding Rrf2 family transcriptional regulator, which gives rise to MLSKKTKYGIKALTYLARRENNEPVQIAEIAKSEHISIKFLESILLLLRNSGFLGAKKGKGGGYYLIKDPKDISMAKVYRILEGPIALLPCASHNFYEKCDDCDDESTCAARRLMTEVRDNTLKILESNSLADIAF
- a CDS encoding PLP-dependent aspartate aminotransferase family protein, with translation MSDQEFGFETQAIRTHLEKTQFQEHSTPLYLSSSFVFEDAEDMRASFTEEKVRNIYSRFSNPNTTEFVDKVCAMEGAEAGYAFATGMAAIYSTFAALLDSGDHIVSAGSVFGSTHALFMTYFPKWKIETSYFDINKPETIESFIKPNTKILYAETPTNPGVDVVDLELLGAIAKKHNLILIIDNCFATPYIQQPIKYGAHIVIHSATKLMDGQGRVLGGVAVGEADLIRKIYLFSRNTGPAMSPFNAWVLSKSLETLAVRVDRHCENALKVAEFLENHPNVNSVKYPFLKSHPKYEIAKKQMLLGGNIIAIEIKGGLEAGRKFLDKIKLCSLSANIGDVKTIVTHPASTTHSKLSVEEKLAVGITEGLVRVSVGLETVKDIIADLDQALS
- a CDS encoding OsmC family protein, which gives rise to MKVTLNRVNDAFHFKLKNERGHVVDVDSRAEFGGSDLGASPMELVLMGVAGCSAIDMISILKKQRQEITSFNAEVEGERVQIEEAKPFKEINVVFYLEGDINPEKAQRAAQLSFEKYCSVAKTVEPTATIKYKVVLNSEAL
- the thrA gene encoding bifunctional aspartate kinase/homoserine dehydrogenase I, with translation MKILKFGGKSLSNGEGLNKVVSIITDKVNQGEKIAVVVSARGNATDELEDILRIAAKNGNYKPLLESFKAYQTSDYPQVDLSEEFNILDKLFEGVSLIGDYSNKIKDQILSKGELLSAKLLTSILVGKGIPANFVDTRELLKTDSKFGDAQPLEQLSKKNVINYFKLHNGSTVNIVTGFIGSNNNNDTTTLGRNGSNYTASLIANYLDAEELQNFTHVDGIYTANPDLVADAKKIEYLSFNEANELANFGATILHAKTIIPLLEKNIPLRILNTFNHENRGTLITSDSAKEGIKTLSVLENVSLVNLEGRGLLGKAGVDARIFKVMGDHNISVSIISQGSSERGIGLVVATEKATTAMVELEKEFENDFYSKDVNQITVTDNVSVISIIGQDLSTFHKPYTALIRNKIVPILFNNTVTGKNVSLVVKKEELNKALNVIHGEIFGVSKKINIAIFGHGLVGGTLINQILESASAIEKRKGVKLNVFAIANSKKLLLNKNGVASDWKNDIASKGEGYTIKDIIDYANEYHLENLIAIDNTASATFVENYIPLVESSFDLISSNKVANTLSYGFYKELRKSLADNQKNYLYETNVGAGLPLIDTIKLLHLSGENITKIKGVFSGTLSYLFNNFSAKEVPFSEILKEAIDNGYTEPDPREDLCGNDVGRKLLILARELDLQNEFEEISIQNLIPEHLRDGNVSDFLTKLKEFDPIYEKIKADQQPNHVLRYIGELSGDLQNDKGILEVKLVSVPSDTALGGLKGSDSFFEIYTESYGDRPIVIQGAGAGSAVTARGVFGDILRLSDKG
- a CDS encoding alpha/beta fold hydrolase; this encodes MENIPNPIIIQDFITESGASYPSLPLSFTLSGLPLHTAPIVLVNHALTGNAQVTGENGWWNDLIGDEKTIDTNKYTVLAFNVPGNGNDSFIIENYEDFTTRDIARIFIKGIRALKIEQVYAIIGGSVGGGIAWEILALEPNITENLIPIATDWKSTDWMIANCYLQEQILNNSSKPIEDARIHAMLCYRSPESFKEKFKRTINQDLLIFNIESWLAHHGKKLQQRYQLSSYKLMNQLLKTIDITRNSADFEALISKTNASIHIIGINSDLFFTPKENLETFQELKKFKDNVFYSEIDSVHGHDAFLIEYKQLDHLLADIFKAETIEK
- a CDS encoding aspartate kinase, whose protein sequence is MSKLKINIILFGIGNIGSTLINQIIESQEFFLQSKNIDFHFPIITNSTVAFFEKEGVGYAWETNFRELAVPFKIEDIVEFAKENEFENLIAVDATASDELIGHYNTLIQNGFNIVAVNKKANTLPIDLYKEIRENLKKYDKEFLYETSVDTGFPVLQTLRDLYYSGEKITKIRGVFSDNLSYVFNRFSTEENSFSSILKDASLLGLMRSTFKEDLSGNDTARKLLILTREIGKDFDLSDIKINSLIKEEHLEKNGILNKEAVDKSFKIAKITQADNHVLRYVGEFDVERNLLEVKLISEPITSAIGQLKGSDAIFEIYTQSYANVPIVIQGASPCKQAISRGIITDILKVAEKIKNKEAVWL